From Acidobacteriota bacterium, the proteins below share one genomic window:
- a CDS encoding homocysteine S-methyltransferase family protein, with protein sequence MPRPPILDRLNDGQSLLLDGGTGSELQRRGVDVLVGAKDGLKAWSATANLEFADVVQQVHQDYLRVGADIITSNNFWTSPTRLERCGLGREWRRYARAAAEIALKARDNHNPAAYVAGGIAAPTLQGRPESGAVSDTRQMGREACFQEWAEHARLLVEMGVDLIQAEYVGFIEDAVTAVDACAEAGATVFLGIRHIRPDGTMQYGERLEDLVDALEGRRVGAILLMCSNPKAISAGLPRLRRAFSGPVGAYPNLGYNPTGPIVNPPMLTNQRVSSGPDILQNAEYYPSRLAEFALTWKRMGAQIIGGCCASGPEHISAMQPVVKGTGAT encoded by the coding sequence ATGCCCAGACCTCCCATCCTGGACCGGCTGAACGACGGTCAATCGCTGCTCCTGGACGGGGGCACCGGTTCCGAGCTGCAAAGACGCGGCGTCGATGTCCTCGTGGGAGCGAAGGACGGCCTGAAGGCCTGGTCGGCCACCGCGAACCTCGAATTCGCCGACGTCGTGCAGCAGGTTCATCAGGATTACCTGCGCGTCGGAGCCGACATTATCACCAGCAACAACTTCTGGACGTCGCCGACCCGGCTGGAGCGGTGCGGGCTGGGCCGGGAGTGGAGACGCTACGCGCGGGCGGCCGCCGAGATTGCGCTGAAGGCCCGGGACAACCACAACCCTGCAGCCTACGTGGCCGGTGGCATCGCGGCTCCCACCTTGCAGGGGCGGCCGGAATCGGGCGCGGTGTCCGACACCCGGCAAATGGGCCGGGAGGCCTGCTTCCAGGAGTGGGCGGAACACGCCAGGCTCCTGGTCGAGATGGGAGTGGATTTGATCCAGGCTGAGTACGTGGGCTTCATCGAGGACGCGGTGACCGCCGTGGACGCCTGTGCCGAGGCGGGCGCAACCGTGTTTCTGGGCATTCGGCATATCCGGCCGGACGGCACCATGCAATATGGCGAGCGACTGGAGGATCTGGTTGACGCTCTGGAGGGACGTCGCGTGGGAGCGATCCTGCTGATGTGCAGCAACCCGAAGGCGATCTCAGCCGGATTGCCCCGGCTCCGGAGGGCTTTCTCCGGTCCGGTCGGAGCCTATCCCAACCTGGGCTACAATCCCACTGGCCCGATCGTCAACCCACCCATGCTGACCAACCAGAGGGTCAGCTCGGGTCCCGATATTCTGCAGAACGCCGAATACTATCCCTCACGGTTGGCCGAGTTCGCACTGACCTGGAAACGGATGGGAGCCCAGATTATCGGCGGTTGCTGCGCCTCGGGACCCGAGCACATCAGCGCAATGCAGCCGGTGGTCAAAGGGACCGGCGCCACCTGA